In Amycolatopsis jiangsuensis, the following proteins share a genomic window:
- a CDS encoding glycoside hydrolase family 64 protein, giving the protein MRVAFDDQSGAGETYAYITGTTLDNRLVILKADGTPYYPPSPGAAQTPLEEDCAIPLKSLSQVSVPKMAGARIYFALDTKLDFFVNPGPAMVHPNFLASEDPNYARDWSFVEFTFNDDVLFANISYVDFVAIPMGLHLSTAGSGEQTVQGLPARSLDPICDELKKQGGPWAGLVEDDGGKALRALSAQHRADQFDGYLDGYIDQVWEKYGGTKLTVDSQRPDLGTFTGQVSGDTLTFDNGESFGKPVTADVWSCDSGPFAIAGDASEARKAIVPRLAAALNRTTLLDNANQPVDEDPAKFYQAEATNHYARIVHSKLPDNRGYAFPYDDVTPGPDFSGAVQAGDPDTLTITINALR; this is encoded by the coding sequence GTGCGGGTCGCCTTCGACGACCAGTCCGGCGCCGGCGAGACCTACGCCTACATCACCGGCACCACGCTGGACAACCGGCTGGTCATCCTCAAGGCCGACGGCACCCCGTACTACCCGCCCTCTCCGGGCGCCGCGCAGACGCCGCTGGAGGAGGATTGCGCGATCCCGCTGAAATCGCTGTCGCAGGTGAGCGTGCCTAAGATGGCCGGCGCCCGGATCTACTTCGCGCTGGACACGAAGCTCGACTTCTTCGTCAACCCCGGCCCTGCCATGGTGCATCCGAACTTCCTGGCGAGCGAGGACCCGAACTACGCACGCGACTGGTCGTTCGTCGAGTTCACCTTCAACGACGACGTGCTGTTCGCGAACATCAGCTACGTGGACTTCGTGGCGATCCCGATGGGCCTGCACCTGAGCACCGCCGGTTCCGGCGAGCAGACCGTGCAGGGCCTGCCCGCCCGTTCCCTCGACCCGATCTGCGACGAGCTGAAGAAGCAGGGCGGACCGTGGGCAGGTCTGGTCGAGGACGACGGCGGGAAGGCCTTGCGCGCGCTGTCGGCACAGCATCGCGCCGACCAGTTCGACGGGTACCTCGACGGCTACATCGACCAGGTATGGGAGAAATACGGCGGCACCAAGCTGACCGTCGACTCGCAGCGACCCGACCTGGGCACGTTCACCGGCCAGGTTTCGGGCGACACACTCACCTTCGACAACGGCGAGAGCTTCGGCAAACCCGTGACCGCCGACGTGTGGAGCTGCGACAGCGGCCCGTTCGCGATCGCCGGCGACGCCAGCGAGGCCCGTAAGGCGATCGTCCCGCGCCTGGCCGCCGCACTGAACCGCACCACCCTGCTGGACAACGCGAACCAGCCGGTGGACGAGGACCCGGCGAAGTTCTACCAGGCCGAGGCGACCAACCACTACGCGCGGATCGTGCACAGCAAGCTGCCGGACAACCGCGGTTACGCCTTCCCCTACGACGACGTCACGCCCGGGCCCGACTTCAGCGGCGCGGTCCAGGCCGGCGACCCGGACACGCTCACCATCACGATCAACGCCCTGCGCTGA
- a CDS encoding MarR family winged helix-turn-helix transcriptional regulator, giving the protein MPDSPASATPAGPAPEATAQAVRALARASRVLERSSAALNLAHYRVLAAISSGDERASRVARRLALGRPAISAAVDSLGKRGLVVRGDVDGDQRATALSLTPQGETLLAEAEAEMAVRVADLVSRTPDPEQMLLALRWLGSAIDEAVAERQDRR; this is encoded by the coding sequence GTGCCCGACTCCCCCGCTTCCGCCACGCCCGCCGGCCCCGCGCCGGAGGCCACGGCGCAGGCCGTGCGAGCGCTCGCCCGGGCTTCCCGGGTGCTCGAGCGTTCGTCCGCCGCGCTGAACCTCGCCCACTACCGCGTGCTCGCCGCGATCTCCTCCGGGGACGAGCGGGCCTCCCGCGTGGCGCGGCGGCTCGCGCTCGGCCGCCCGGCGATCAGCGCCGCGGTCGACTCGCTCGGCAAACGGGGCCTTGTCGTCCGCGGGGACGTCGACGGCGACCAGCGCGCCACCGCGCTTTCCCTGACCCCGCAAGGAGAAACGCTGCTCGCCGAGGCCGAGGCCGAGATGGCCGTGCGGGTCGCCGACCTGGTGTCGCGCACCCCGGACCCGGAGCAGATGCTGCTCGCGCTCCGCTGGCTCGGATCGGCGATCGACGAGGCCGTCGCCGAACGGCAGGACCGCCGGTGA
- a CDS encoding ATP-binding cassette domain-containing protein yields the protein MTNLVEIRGLRKEYGAAAAVDGVDLDVRTGETLAVVGESGSGKTTLTRLLLRLAEPTAGSVHFDGADLFALPAARLRKVRREMQVVLQDPYSSMNPRWRVTDVVAEPLVTHERGMRGRGGRAKLRERVGELLDAVGLPPQVQDRYPHEFSGGQRQRISVARALALRPRLVVLDEPTSALDVSVQAQVLDLLADLQGRFGLTYVFVSHNLAVVQQIADRVAVLRAGKVVELAPARRLFAAPEHEYTRALLDAVPNPDPRQARRRVTA from the coding sequence ATGACGAACCTGGTGGAGATCCGCGGGCTGCGCAAGGAGTACGGCGCGGCGGCCGCGGTGGACGGTGTCGACCTGGATGTGCGGACCGGCGAAACCCTCGCGGTGGTCGGGGAATCCGGTTCGGGCAAGACCACGTTGACCCGGTTGCTGCTGCGGCTGGCCGAGCCGACCGCGGGCAGCGTGCACTTCGACGGTGCGGATCTGTTCGCGCTGCCCGCCGCGCGATTGCGCAAGGTGCGCCGGGAAATGCAGGTGGTGCTGCAGGATCCGTACTCCAGCATGAACCCGCGCTGGCGGGTGACCGACGTGGTGGCCGAACCGCTGGTCACGCACGAGCGCGGGATGCGCGGCCGTGGTGGCCGGGCGAAGCTGCGCGAGCGCGTCGGTGAGCTGCTCGACGCGGTGGGCCTGCCGCCACAGGTCCAGGACCGCTATCCGCACGAGTTCTCCGGCGGCCAGCGGCAGCGGATCTCGGTCGCCAGGGCGCTGGCGCTGCGGCCGCGGCTGGTCGTGCTCGATGAGCCGACCAGCGCGCTCGACGTGTCGGTGCAGGCCCAGGTGCTCGACCTGCTCGCCGACCTGCAGGGCCGGTTCGGGCTGACCTACGTGTTCGTCTCGCACAACCTCGCGGTGGTGCAGCAGATCGCCGACCGCGTCGCCGTGCTGCGAGCGGGCAAGGTGGTCGAGCTCGCCCCGGCTCGGCGGTTGTTCGCCGCACCGGAGCACGAGTACACGCGGGCACTGCTGGACGCGGTCCCGAATCCCGATCCACGGCAGGCGCGCCGCCGGGTGACGGCATGA
- a CDS encoding creatininase family protein, with protein sequence MPELTRMTWREAATAARTGIALLPIGSQEQHAGHLPMGTDTMLAEAVVDDALTRLCGDPDVVRLPALPFGHSPHHLFAAAVSLRATTLQAVLDDVLDSLATSGFRRVLIVNGHGGNDEIMRLAVKQYSLRADVALAACSYFSLGADAGTPGHAGVFETSLMLAAHPDLVREPAPRPAVTPPPLFAEPPYPGLTVERHGEWARAGGSTDDATAATAAGGTALLGRRGSALAEAIRAFDLATRETHASTEGEA encoded by the coding sequence ATGCCGGAACTGACGAGGATGACCTGGCGGGAAGCGGCCACCGCGGCCCGGACGGGGATCGCGCTGCTGCCGATCGGCTCGCAGGAGCAGCACGCCGGCCACCTGCCGATGGGCACCGACACGATGCTCGCCGAGGCCGTGGTCGACGACGCGCTCACGCGGCTGTGCGGCGACCCAGACGTGGTCCGGCTGCCCGCGCTGCCGTTCGGGCACAGCCCCCACCACCTGTTCGCGGCCGCGGTCTCCCTGCGGGCCACCACCTTGCAGGCGGTGCTCGACGACGTCCTGGACTCACTGGCCACCAGCGGCTTCCGCCGGGTGCTGATCGTGAACGGCCACGGCGGCAACGACGAGATCATGCGGCTGGCGGTCAAGCAGTATTCGCTGCGTGCCGACGTGGCGCTGGCGGCGTGCTCCTACTTCTCGCTCGGCGCGGACGCCGGAACGCCGGGGCACGCGGGCGTGTTCGAGACGTCGCTGATGCTCGCCGCGCATCCGGACCTGGTGCGGGAACCGGCACCACGCCCCGCGGTCACGCCACCGCCGTTGTTCGCCGAACCGCCGTACCCGGGACTCACCGTGGAGCGGCACGGCGAATGGGCGCGAGCCGGTGGCAGCACCGACGACGCCACCGCGGCCACCGCCGCCGGCGGGACCGCACTGCTCGGCCGGCGTGGTTCCGCACTGGCCGAGGCGATCCGGGCGTTCGACCTGGCCACCCGGGAAACCCACGCGTCCACTGAAGGGGAGGCATGA
- a CDS encoding lytic polysaccharide monooxygenase auxiliary activity family 9 protein yields the protein MKANRKLVAALTGAALAPALVLISPAGIASAHGYINSPPSRQAQCAQGTVDCGQIKYEPQSVEGPKGLHDCSGGNAQYAELNDDSKGWEATPTGTTASFTWTFTARHATTNYEYYIGDEKVADIDGGGQQPPETVTHEVDLSGHTGRQTVLAVWNIADTSNAFYSCIDLQVG from the coding sequence ATGAAAGCGAACCGGAAACTCGTCGCCGCGCTGACCGGGGCCGCACTCGCCCCCGCGCTGGTGCTGATCAGCCCGGCGGGCATCGCCAGTGCGCACGGCTACATCAACTCCCCGCCCAGCCGTCAGGCGCAGTGCGCGCAGGGCACCGTCGACTGCGGCCAGATCAAGTACGAACCGCAGAGTGTCGAAGGTCCCAAGGGCCTGCACGACTGCAGCGGCGGCAACGCCCAGTACGCCGAGCTGAACGACGACAGCAAGGGCTGGGAGGCCACCCCCACCGGCACCACGGCGTCGTTCACCTGGACGTTCACCGCCCGGCACGCGACCACGAACTACGAGTACTACATCGGCGACGAGAAGGTCGCCGACATCGACGGCGGTGGCCAGCAGCCGCCGGAAACCGTGACGCACGAGGTGGATCTGAGCGGGCACACCGGCCGCCAGACCGTGCTGGCCGTGTGGAACATCGCCGACACCTCGAACGCCTTCTACTCCTGCATCGACCTCCAGGTCGGCTGA
- a CDS encoding ROK family protein → MSSGERPALRLAPAPAPGPAETVLGAVELLPGRVRAALLDLTGAVRWRAEAAYPAGTSDRGEIDAALAAAVRFPATPAGVGVAAAGLVDASAGVIIEVNEVPALHGYPIVPVLAGLVGAAVHVEHRARLQVLGDRWFGPGRGRSAFASVSTGEVLGVGLLHDGEVLAPPGGRSGAHMTVAASGRRCTCGARGCWKTVATTPWLRGEAHRRGLRGQTVRELAAAGDPLLDEYAANIALGLVNIQQLFAPGLFVLHGEAADGGERFRARIEQRLREDSSWATGARPPEVVVHPGPADDVALLGGAGLVLSRH, encoded by the coding sequence ATGAGTTCCGGCGAACGTCCGGCGCTGCGGCTGGCCCCGGCCCCGGCGCCGGGTCCCGCGGAGACCGTGCTCGGCGCGGTCGAACTGCTGCCCGGCCGGGTCCGGGCCGCGCTGCTCGACCTGACCGGCGCCGTGCGGTGGCGGGCGGAAGCGGCCTATCCGGCGGGCACCTCCGACCGCGGCGAGATCGACGCCGCGCTGGCCGCGGCGGTCCGCTTCCCCGCCACGCCGGCCGGGGTCGGGGTCGCCGCCGCCGGGCTGGTCGACGCGAGCGCGGGCGTGATCATCGAGGTGAACGAGGTGCCCGCGCTGCACGGGTACCCGATCGTGCCGGTGCTCGCCGGGCTGGTCGGCGCGGCGGTGCACGTCGAGCACCGCGCCCGGCTGCAGGTCCTGGGCGACCGCTGGTTCGGGCCCGGTCGTGGACGCAGCGCGTTCGCGTCGGTGTCCACCGGCGAGGTACTCGGCGTCGGGCTGCTCCACGACGGTGAAGTGCTCGCCCCGCCCGGCGGGCGCAGCGGAGCGCACATGACGGTCGCGGCGAGCGGCCGCCGGTGCACGTGTGGTGCGCGCGGCTGCTGGAAGACGGTGGCGACCACGCCGTGGCTGCGCGGCGAGGCACACCGGCGCGGGCTGCGCGGGCAGACGGTCCGGGAGCTGGCCGCCGCCGGGGATCCGCTGCTCGACGAGTACGCCGCGAACATCGCGCTCGGTCTGGTGAACATCCAGCAGCTGTTCGCGCCAGGGCTGTTCGTCCTGCACGGCGAGGCGGCCGACGGCGGCGAACGCTTCCGCGCCCGCATCGAGCAGCGGCTGCGCGAGGATTCGTCGTGGGCCACCGGTGCGCGGCCGCCGGAGGTCGTGGTCCACCCCGGTCCGGCCGACGACGTCGCGCTGCTGGGCGGCGCGGGCCTGGTGTTGTCGCGCCACTGA
- a CDS encoding mandelate racemase/muconate lactonizing enzyme family protein — translation MKITDVDVRVVNLPLTNPFTSSFETKTGETRTVVRLRTDTGAEGWGETMWGRPVAELTRKLGAELVGTSPFALEAFHRRHHMVPFFHGYLGYAALAALDVACWDLIGRVTGQSLTDLLGGPVRTEVPITALITRADAPGAEGAELADGLAEHAARVVAEGGFTAVKLKGTKDVRGDVRILRELRRALPEVELRVDPNAAWSVPDSIRAGLALEELDLEYLEDPCVGIEGMSQVREKVRIPLCTNMCVVRFEEFAPAVRLGAVDVIHGDVYKWGGIAATKALAAHCETFGLGMNLHSGGELGIATAAHLAVVASTPVLSRAIDSMYYLHADDIVAPLECSGGRLRVPDGPGLGVEVDEEKLDFYAAVNEREGDLTG, via the coding sequence ATGAAGATCACCGACGTCGACGTGCGGGTCGTGAACCTGCCGTTGACCAATCCGTTCACCAGCTCGTTCGAGACCAAGACCGGGGAGACCCGCACCGTGGTGCGGCTGCGCACGGACACCGGCGCCGAGGGCTGGGGCGAGACCATGTGGGGCCGTCCGGTCGCCGAGCTGACCCGGAAACTCGGCGCGGAGCTGGTGGGCACCAGCCCGTTCGCGCTGGAGGCGTTCCACCGGCGTCACCACATGGTGCCGTTCTTCCACGGCTACCTGGGTTACGCCGCCCTCGCCGCACTCGACGTGGCCTGCTGGGACCTGATCGGCCGCGTCACCGGGCAGTCGCTGACCGACCTGCTCGGCGGCCCGGTGCGGACGGAGGTGCCGATCACCGCGTTGATCACCCGCGCCGACGCGCCGGGGGCGGAGGGCGCCGAACTCGCCGACGGGCTGGCCGAGCACGCCGCCAGGGTCGTCGCCGAGGGCGGTTTCACCGCGGTGAAGCTGAAGGGCACCAAGGACGTCCGCGGGGACGTGCGGATCCTGCGCGAACTGCGCCGGGCCCTGCCGGAGGTCGAGCTGCGGGTGGACCCGAACGCGGCCTGGTCGGTGCCGGACTCGATCCGTGCCGGGCTCGCGCTGGAGGAGCTGGACCTGGAGTACCTCGAGGACCCGTGCGTGGGCATCGAAGGGATGAGCCAGGTCCGGGAGAAGGTGCGGATCCCGTTGTGCACCAACATGTGCGTGGTCCGGTTCGAGGAGTTCGCCCCGGCCGTGCGGCTCGGCGCGGTCGACGTGATCCACGGCGACGTCTACAAATGGGGCGGGATCGCGGCGACGAAGGCGCTGGCCGCGCACTGCGAGACGTTCGGCCTCGGGATGAACCTGCACAGCGGCGGCGAACTCGGCATCGCCACCGCGGCGCACCTCGCGGTGGTGGCCAGCACCCCGGTGCTGTCCCGCGCCATCGACAGCATGTACTACCTGCACGCGGACGACATCGTCGCGCCGCTGGAGTGCTCCGGTGGCCGCCTCCGCGTTCCCGACGGTCCCGGTCTCGGGGTCGAGGTGGACGAGGAGAAGCTGGACTTCTACGCGGCCGTGAACGAACGCGAAGGCGACCTCACCGGATGA
- a CDS encoding alpha/beta fold hydrolase — protein MAENRTVRVPVEGGELAVEVTGGGGAPVLAVHGVSSNCRLWNWLRAEAPELALVMPDLRGRAGSHRVAGTSSIRRHAEDLVRVLDALELEVVAVCGMSMGGFVAVELATRWPERVRGLVLVDGGLPMALPAGLTPEAVPAAFAPQLERVARRWDGVEDYLAYFCRANPLLDARDPLLRDCLEHDLEDGRVLLSREAVLADATDVFFGEHRWRELATPTEFVCAEWGAGKSTPPAYSAGALEGFRAEVPALGRPRRIAGADHAATIMTRAGAAVVGAALHDVLLRVR, from the coding sequence ATGGCGGAGAACAGGACTGTGCGGGTACCGGTCGAAGGCGGCGAGCTGGCCGTGGAGGTCACCGGCGGCGGAGGCGCGCCGGTGCTGGCCGTGCACGGGGTGTCGAGCAACTGCCGGCTGTGGAACTGGCTGCGCGCGGAGGCACCGGAGCTTGCGCTCGTGATGCCCGATCTGCGGGGCCGGGCGGGCAGTCACCGGGTCGCCGGGACCTCGTCGATCCGCCGGCACGCCGAGGACCTGGTGCGGGTACTCGACGCGCTGGAGCTCGAGGTCGTCGCGGTGTGCGGGATGTCGATGGGCGGTTTCGTCGCGGTGGAGCTGGCCACCCGGTGGCCGGAGCGGGTGCGGGGGCTCGTGCTCGTCGACGGTGGGCTGCCGATGGCGCTGCCGGCGGGGCTGACGCCGGAGGCGGTGCCGGCCGCGTTCGCCCCGCAGCTGGAGCGGGTCGCCCGGCGCTGGGACGGCGTCGAGGACTATCTCGCGTACTTCTGCCGGGCCAATCCGCTGCTCGACGCCCGCGATCCGCTGCTGCGCGACTGTCTGGAGCACGATCTCGAGGACGGCCGGGTGCTGCTGAGCCGGGAAGCGGTGCTGGCCGACGCGACGGACGTGTTCTTCGGCGAGCACCGCTGGCGTGAGCTCGCGACGCCGACCGAGTTCGTGTGCGCCGAATGGGGCGCGGGCAAGAGCACGCCGCCGGCGTACTCCGCCGGTGCGCTGGAGGGGTTCCGCGCCGAGGTGCCCGCGCTGGGCCGTCCACGGCGGATCGCCGGCGCCGACCACGCGGCCACGATCATGACCCGCGCCGGTGCCGCGGTCGTCGGTGCCGCACTGCACGACGTCCTGCTGCGCGTGCGGTGA
- a CDS encoding long-chain-fatty-acid--CoA ligase encodes MSFNLATMLRESALAQPDKDFLRFPGGARTFAEVDGAAGAVAVALRARGLAPGDKVAVLLPNVPEFVVAYFGILKAGLVMVPLNPLLKAGEIAYHLADSDARLLIAADAVAQEAARALREVPAVEPVVVGDLDTGKWPESVTAFADLLAAGDDGELYPGAADDTAVLLYTSGTTGRPKGAELSHFSLYMTCTIGSETFGTVPDDVVLAVLPFFHVYGLSSILNASARNARTVSILPRFETGAVLAAIERDRITVMAGVPTMYHALAAADSSGYDTSSLRIGSSGGAPIPEQVLRAFEAKYGIPVLEGYGLSESASTATVNPGADNRKVLSIGKPIWGVQLRIVDDEGTPLPPGPEHVGEIVLRGHSITKGYYKRPEETAQAFRGGWFHTGDLAYADEDGFVYVVDRKKDLVIRGGFNVYPREVEELLYRHPAVAEAAVLGEPDERLGEEVVAVVSLKPGGHAEPDEIVAWAKERIAAYKYPRRVRIVPELPKGPTGKITKVPLRQSTADGPGRG; translated from the coding sequence GTGAGTTTCAACCTGGCCACGATGCTGCGCGAGTCCGCACTCGCCCAGCCGGACAAGGACTTCCTGCGCTTTCCCGGGGGTGCCCGGACGTTCGCCGAGGTGGACGGGGCCGCCGGAGCGGTCGCGGTGGCGTTGCGCGCACGGGGCCTCGCCCCCGGGGACAAGGTGGCCGTGCTGCTGCCGAACGTGCCCGAGTTCGTCGTGGCCTACTTCGGGATCCTCAAGGCCGGGCTGGTCATGGTGCCGCTGAACCCGTTGCTCAAGGCCGGCGAGATCGCCTACCACCTGGCCGATTCCGACGCCCGGCTGCTGATCGCCGCCGACGCGGTGGCGCAGGAGGCGGCCCGGGCGCTGCGCGAGGTGCCCGCGGTCGAGCCGGTCGTCGTCGGGGATCTCGACACCGGGAAATGGCCGGAGAGCGTTACAGCGTTCGCGGATCTGCTCGCTGCCGGCGACGACGGCGAGCTGTACCCGGGCGCCGCCGACGACACCGCGGTGCTGCTCTACACCAGCGGCACCACCGGGCGCCCGAAAGGCGCCGAACTGTCGCATTTCTCGTTGTACATGACGTGCACCATCGGCAGCGAGACCTTCGGCACCGTGCCGGACGACGTGGTTCTCGCGGTGCTGCCGTTCTTCCACGTCTACGGCCTCTCCAGCATCCTCAACGCTTCGGCGCGCAACGCCCGCACGGTGTCGATCCTGCCCCGGTTCGAGACCGGGGCGGTGCTGGCCGCGATCGAACGGGACCGGATCACGGTGATGGCCGGGGTGCCCACCATGTACCACGCGCTGGCCGCCGCGGATTCCTCCGGATACGACACGAGCAGCCTGCGGATCGGCAGTTCCGGCGGGGCACCGATCCCGGAACAGGTCCTGCGGGCGTTCGAGGCGAAGTACGGCATTCCGGTCCTCGAGGGCTACGGGCTGTCCGAATCCGCCTCGACCGCCACCGTGAACCCGGGTGCGGACAACCGGAAGGTCCTCTCCATCGGCAAGCCGATCTGGGGTGTGCAGCTGCGCATCGTCGACGACGAGGGCACCCCGCTGCCGCCGGGGCCGGAGCACGTCGGCGAAATCGTGTTGCGCGGGCACAGCATCACCAAGGGCTACTACAAGCGGCCGGAAGAGACCGCGCAGGCCTTCCGCGGCGGCTGGTTCCACACCGGAGACCTCGCTTACGCCGACGAGGACGGCTTCGTGTACGTAGTCGACCGCAAGAAGGACCTGGTGATCCGCGGCGGGTTCAACGTGTACCCACGCGAGGTCGAGGAACTGCTGTACCGCCATCCCGCCGTCGCCGAGGCCGCGGTGCTCGGCGAGCCGGACGAACGGCTCGGCGAGGAAGTGGTGGCCGTGGTATCGCTGAAACCCGGCGGGCACGCCGAACCGGACGAGATCGTGGCCTGGGCGAAGGAGCGGATCGCGGCGTACAAGTACCCGCGCCGGGTGCGGATCGTGCCGGAACTGCCGAAGGGGCCGACCGGCAAGATCACCAAGGTTCCGCTGCGGCAGTCCACAGCGGACGGACCGGGCCGGGGCTGA